The region caGTCATTTCATTCATCAGGTATTACCTTCTTTCATGAGTGGTCTCCAaagtaaaaaaaacacaacttaGGTAGTTCTGGAAGTGTTAGAAATTGTGCTAAGAATTCCTTCACATACTATAAACCGTCAAaattggtccctaaactttaatgCAATACATCAACTTAAGGATTAAAGTGATGAATATTAAATGTTTCAGGGAAAACTCGAATAATTTAGTACTTAAGGGATAGCATAGCTTAAGAGAGGGTAATAATTTGAGGAAGAAATTGATGGTTTATACTACATATATGATGCATATGTCTATGAATCCATGTGAACCTTTGAACTAGTACCATAGCCTTAATTTGAAATTCAGAATTTGCAAGAACTTTAAATTGTTGAATACtgtcaaataaaaagaaatagattGAGTATATTTGGGCTTAGGGTTTTACCTCCTTCAGCCAGGTATGATATGTTTCTCTAATGTTTGTTGATCTCCATGCACGCAGATCAAACACATTCATCCCATAAGCCCAAGCACATTCATCAGGGTCCAAATGTTGTGCAATGAGGGGATGGGAAAAATTGAAGTAGTTCCTAAAATGCTTAGACATTACCCACTCATCAGCGCCTCTGCAAGTTTCCACAGCTCCGTTAACTTTTCCATTCAGATTAATTTCCCAAAGCAGAGACAAGTCACGTTGAACCACAACATCATCATCCAAAAAAACCACTTTGTCAAGGTTTGGAAAAAGCTGTTCAACACACAAGGAAAACATAATCAGCATAAACAAGAGGAAAATTTTCTCCAACACAAAATACTCCCATGCTTAGTTAGTTGGCTTCGTATAAAAAAGGTATATAACTTATAGGTGCTAAATGTTAATGAAAGTAATGCAAATATTAAGTAACAATTATCAATTTGCAGGAGCAACAATACCTACCACCGTGGGGAAGGGAAAGCATCCTCCATTCATTTCATCGTTTATATTCCTTCAAAAAAATAGCCCCACTGGTAAAACACTTTGGGCCAAGCATTTTACATGAAATAGTTCAATGGAATTCTGCATGTTTTAACACctagtttttatgttttctttgatTATTGTTATTCATCAGAATTCAGAGACATTTGGTACTGACGAACCAATTTTTCCTACAAATTCAGCTAAGGAGCTTACAATGCAGAATTTACAGATGAATACTAAGCTTAGAATAAGGCAGTATAAAAGCCACGTTCTAAGGTCTTAGGTCAATAATTCATTTTCAGTTCTCTTCCCTTGTTATACactatcaaaaataaaaatcacacaATATAAGATTCCTTGTTGAATCTAATATAAATTGTTCCCAATTATTTCTGAATTATGATCTGAAAAGATTCAATTTCAACAATATTCATAGATAATAGAGAGAGAATTGTTGCATCCAACTTACCTCAGGTAAATAAATGCGGAGATGGTTGAGCAAAGATATATACTTTGGACTTCTAGCCTGCAATTTTGCGGCATATTTCTGAGGATTGGTTTCACTGAGATTGTTTCTGGCATAATTATTGCCGTGGTAGTAATTCCTTATCCCATTTTGATTTTCTACGGCTTCAAGTACTGGAACATTTTCTCTCGTCAACCAATCAAACTGGTGAATGCCTTTGACTTCAACTATAGCAGGAGTGATAGGATTTAGTGCAAACCATGAGTGCATGCCCGCATAAGTTTTTTTGTCAGTGATGACATGAAAGACTATTTTGTCAGGATACTGAGATGACTGAACAGTAGAACTAACAACTACAGCAGCGGCCAAGATGTTGTCGGTTGAAACAATAAAATGGTGGTAAGAGTTGTCAGACAGTCTAGGTAGTAACTCCGGCGGAGGCAGTTGTTTGCGCGCATGCGCATTTGAGGAATATTCATCGGTCAAACGCAAAGACAGACAATGAATCCCTTTAGGGACTGAACTTGCTGCAAAGTGCTTATTCATCAGCTCTGCAAATTTAGCTTCTCTGGTATCTCTCTCAAATTTCTCCATCTGTTCAAAGACATATTGCAATGTGGCCAAGATCAATATAATCATCACCTAGCACCACTATTAAAACAGGAACTAAAATGCCTATTACGATAAATGCGCCAATggtatgaaataataataatgatatgatGTGAGCTATATATTTGTGATGAGAGTATGAAGATCTCAAAAAATACTACCAACTGCAGATAAATAGACATATATGTTCAACAGATCTAcataattaaagtgaaaataatgtttaaggtttaaacaaagaatggaaaaagataataaaaacataaaacttgGAACTTTCAAAATCAAGAGAAGGCAATAGAAAGATCACTTGAGGTAAAATAACCGAAaggtaaaataatattgtaaaatgATTTCAACAGAAATCTTAATCTGAATGACATGGTGTCAGGGATATATGTAAGTATCAAGTAGAATTAAACAGATAAGGACTGAAAGATGTGTACCAAAGATAACCACAACATGAGTAATTTGTGGAAAGAACATCACATTTCTAATTGCTGCTAATACATGATTATCATCTGTCAAGTTCAAAATATTCATTACCATTTTGATTTAAAGCAAAAGGTTTCTTTAGAtttccttaattatataaacaacCTGAAAGATACTTGCGACCAACATGGACATGCCTGTTTAGCAATGCTATGAAATTTGCAGGTGTAGGTGTTAGTCACTCTTCCAAAACATCACTACGAGAAAGGAGCAATTTTTCATTTGGCCAAATCAACCAACAGTACtcttattattgtattatttatacAGTGACTTATGATTGTTTGTCCAACAtttcaaaacaattatataataaatccCTACACAACTTATAAAAACAGTACTATTTGTTATCCGGTGTATAAAAAACTATCTCCAGTAAATTCAGATAAAGGAAGTCTTAAAGTAACAATACTTTGTATAAAGGAATCAGACTATAAATTGAATTCCATGGAACATAATGACCAACATACATCTTGGTAAAAGCAATCTACATAATCTTGGGAGTGTTCCTGATTGACTTGCATCATGAGGTAGCATAAAGTAATATGCAGCAGAGTATAAATCttttaagtaatatttaaataaggCACATAACTAATTATAgcacaaaataatttcaaaaaatcccTTTAAATACCTAAGTTCAGTACACATAATGAAACTTTCTTTATGTCATATAATTGTAGTTGCAAACCAAGAACCATTAAGTTAAACCTTAAACATTATAATAATGATACAAGAAAAAGGGCATAAGAATATGATGTATAGCAATTGGTATAAATGCTACTAAGACACGTCACGGGTAGAGATTTAGCTCCCTAAGCCAACCGTGAGGGCCATACATAGGGGGATAAAAGAAAGATATAATCTTTGATTAGAAAATCTTAACCACTGATTTTCTAACCAATGGTTATACTGAACTCTATTTATACACTGAAGTTTATCCCCTTCATCATATAGGAGCTACATGCCAAAACCAGACTTCGCCATCAGTTTGCAGGTTCAAATAAAGatacacaaaaagaagaaaatagagatATGATAAGCTGGATCATTGTATCAgcacatatttttattaaagaataGCCAAGATTCACATAAAGCACATCAGTAATCCCAACCTCAACCTTCTGATATTCACATTTCAGCAATGCCTAAAATGTGTGATTCAATATAAGGTATAATGAAGTATAATGACTAAAATTGGAAAACATCTGGAATTCAATTATAGGTAATATATGATACTTAATGCAAGCATAACATAACTTACCATTCCCCTTAACAAGAAGGCAAATGATTTTGCATCATATTGTTTGCTCTTCATATCAGAAACTAGTTGCTCAAACGAATCCGGCAGGTCTAGAGCAGGTGGAATTTCCCCGGTCTTTACTTCGTTGAGGATCTTGTAAAAATCTCTAACTAGTCTCTTCTGCACCATTACAATCATCATAAGAAGGATTCAGAATTCAGACCATAGTTATTTAACCAAAATATTAGTAGACTTGACATTTTAACAAGAAATAGATTTGaagtaacaaaattatttaccGATGAATCATCAACCCTACCAAGAAGCCTTGGTCCCAACCGCCTACCTAAACAATCtggagaataaaaaaaaggaaccAATCAAGGGTCAGAAGTAGACAAAAGGTGAGACAAACAAAGAACTTTCAGAACCTGATATTTGTATGATGGCGAAAGATACAAAGATACAAGATGTTTCAAAATGATAGAAAAAGATCCatcaaaactttaattaacaACTGAAAGCACTAGTTTTATAAAGTGGGGGGTTGAAAAAGTGCAAAATACCAACcagatttaattaattagcaataAGACAATAATTTTCGGTGCTAATACACAAAGCATATAATCGTTTGCCACATGAAAGAAGCAAGGTACAAATTTCAGCAATGCTTGTCAAGAACAATCATTATCCGTTGTCACCATCACTACTAATCCAAAGTTCAAGTGCATTAAAGCTATGCAACAAATGATCATTAGTCAATTAAATTGGCCAGTTATACTTGAGATCCTGAAATGAAGGCAAATGCTAGCTTAGCTAGAAAAAGGAAAACTGACAAGACAACCATAAGGTAAACAATCTATGATTGCAATAAAACATTTCTAAGCCCCGCTAACCTAGCACAAGGACATAATTTACCCCAACATCCAAACCCAGATCCTTCTTAGaacaacaaattaacaaaaaacgCGTGTTAATCCAATATCTCCAAAACCAAACCATATCCACACAGCAACAAAAGCCTAATCAAATATATCAGGTAAGGCCAGCCACACAGATCACATCAAATTCATTTAGTTCGAGACTGGCCAAAAACAAATGCATACACAATGTAACCAAGTGAATAAATGAAAGTCTAATAAGATAACCTATAAGGTGAGATTGGCTATACGGATCACACCAAGCCATTTAGTTAGACTAAAGAGCAAGTACTAATGAATACGCAATGTAATCAACAGAATAATAAAAGTCTCAGAAGATATCCCACAAGGTGAGATTGGCTACATGAGCACACAGCATGGATCACCATAGTCAAGTAGTTTGGCTAAAGACCAAATACAAATATACACACAATGTAAccaaatgaataaataaaaggtCAATCAGATATCACCAGATGAGGCAGACTACATGGATCACTCAACATTAATACAGAAAGTGTacccaaataaataaacaatgaaAGGACATAATAAAATGAAGaattggaagaagaagaagaggagaaaaaaaaaatagtaccaAAAGAGGAGCACTTGTTGACACCTTCAAGGGTAACAAGAGCAGTGAGAATGAAGACAAAGGGCAACAAGAAAGCAAGGATGAGGATGGTGTGGAAGAGGGTTCGATAGGAAATGTGGCAAGCTGCAACCTTGATCCTCATCAAGTCAATAATCCCATTGTTGCTCGATATCGTGATGCTTCTCATGCTAGGCGAGAAGTGAAGCTGCATCGTTGTCTATGCTGCTGCAGCACCACCAGATCGTTGCCCCACAAAACAACCCTACATCCGCCTGAAACCATCTTCATCACCCATGTCCCTGCAAAACCCACCATCATCAGATCCACCACGGTCGTTCTCGGGTCTCCTCCTAGCCCGCATTGGAAGCTCCAGCCAATTGGGTATCCGATTCTCGCCCTAAGGAATCAACTTTCTTCTGGGTTGTGAAGTTCCTCTTCCATGGATCAAGAACGATGGTGAGAGAGAAGGACACAGGAACACAGAGAGAGAGAATATGTTTTCTATTTCcggaaaattatgaaaataataaagaaaaatatgaaaagctTTCGTTAGTCAAAACCGTGTTGGGgttagagagagagagtgtgtgtgtctgtgtgtgagGGAGAGAAAGGGAGGAGAGAGAAATCTGGGGTGAGTGTTTGACCTTGAGATTAGGAAGTGGAACATTGTTTTTTGCAGTTAATTTTAGGTAGCTCCTATGTTTATGGACAGATCTTGAAGATTATGTGGATAGCATTGAGAGCAAGTGGTGGTTAATTTTAGTTAATGTCTTTCTGTTATGACAAAACGTGGTGTCATGTTTTTTTCTCTCACCAATGTGCTGTAATTTAAGACATCCTGCCAAATCATCTTAGTAATatggttaaaaattatattttttagctgtatgtaatgaaagaaaaaacatttaaataaactttcatattctaaaaagttaatatttgagTCTAGGTTATAAATAAATaccttaattaaaaataaaactgcaatccatttttttcaaaaaatagtttagtattttaaatcttaaaagtaTGTTTGTAAtcctaaatattaaaatttaaagtttgtcctcttaattttgtaaaaagtaatAGTACTAGAACTAGAAAAGGTTGAGAAAGGGGTGGTGCATTTGTACCAAATATTGTTGCAAGAGAGAAGCTTTAACAAGCCTATCATAAAACAATAAAGTGGGATTTGTATGGTAACATCTTGGAGTGAGATTTTTGAACTAAAACTCTAGTGCATTTCATAAAGATGAATAACATAGCTGCAAAGACCACATCTACACCAAATTTAGGTGTCTTTTCTTGTATCAATGTTTGGTTGGAAGATTGGATAttgtctttttatatatatatatatatatatatatatatatatatatatatatatatatataaataaattaaaatgtgatTTATCTACTAATTCTAAAACCACGTCTAATAAATGCAAAATCACATCACATCTAtgtgtatagtttttttataatgaaacttgaaaaaaaaaaaaaacttctacaAGAGAATTTAAAGTTCTCATATTTGGAATGTTAAATTGAATGTTTAATtggtataaataaattttgaatgttaTAATATTATCATCCAATGCACTCCAAACTCATACAATAAGAGTTAAGTTCttcatgtaaatataaattttcccAATTGATCTTATATATCCTATTAATTTTTAAGGGGCATATACAATACAAACCACGtgtttatatgttattattgaatgttaaactaaaaataaagtcTATTGTGAAAATCATAGATGGTTGGAGTTATAAAAGTTTTATTGCGTGTTTGAATTTGTAATGACAAGCACTTTTTTTCATGGTAATATGTTTGTAGTGGAATTTGGTAAAACGAACAAATTTGAAGCCTTCATAAAAGTCTTGAGGAGCCGTATTAATTTGGTAAAATGCCTCTTTACTCGTTaacataaattaagaaaaatgatattacttaaaaaaataattagcaTGTGATTTACTTTGAAAACACTCGTAACTAAAGATATTTCCAAACTTTCTCTTTGAACTTTGTACTTGTTTTGAATGGTAAGTATTGaatctttttttgtttatatttataaatattctcTCCATTCCAAATCCATTGTTGAGAAGTAATTAAAAGTGTAAAGTGCATTTAGTCTAAgctttcttatttaatttaggAAGCAAAggtggttttggttttgtttaagtattttttaaggAAGTTGGAAGTTTCATACTTTTTTGGTAAAGATCAAATTTAGTATTGGAAAAGAATATATGTAAGGAATAATTAATGATGgttgaattttataaaacataaacagatttgaaattaaaaaaaaaaacgaaaataacaATAGTTTGAAACAGAGATAATATTAGAGAAGATTTATAGAAAACATTGTATTATTGATTACAAATTGCTCAATTCAAAATTCTCAGATGCCAACAGTTTGAGATaacttcaaaatttcaaaaaaaaaaaaagttatgacaaaaatgtttaattaggCCAATAGTACTATTTTTGTTCGGATATGTCAATTTGTAcctacttttaaaaatgtgtcaattgaataataatttttgaaaaaatatctcaattagATCCCTTtcagaacaaaaaaattgtatttaaaatgacttacaagattaagtattgatatttatattaaaagttagTGGTAAAAGcaataaataaagttaacgaATATCAAACTGACACATCTGAACATAAGTGAGTATCATCCAACTAATTAaacttcagaaaaaaaaaatactaattaactTAGTACTAGGAGAAAAAAATTCACTATTCATTGCTAAGGAATTGAAAAAATGAAGCTGCTAAGGACCCTCGATTTGACTCAATAGTTTTAGCTAGAAAATGATTAAGTGTTTGTggtggaaaaaaaatgaagaaaagtttaTTTTCTATGATCATAAGACGCACCAAAAGTGTGGAATGCACAAAAGATCTAATCATGCACAtgctaattttttaaacaagtttACACTAGTCCTTAGtctattttttcaatcattataatatgagaaaaaaatgtttgaattaACTTATTCTTAAATCTATTTCATTTTGcagtgaaaatatttttctgctaAATTACCAAGCAtttaaattccaaaaaaaaaaaacaagaacagaATATTTCATCTTCTGAAGTAGTTTTACTGGGGCCACTGTGCTGGTGCAACTCTGCAATGAATCATGTTGTTGTGAGGACCACCATGGAGAATATGTTCCCTCCATTAGAGTGAAGTAATGCTGTGGGACACAAAGGGTGATCAGAGGATTCAATGAAAACCTCAACTTGCTTAAAACTAGAGCAAGCTCTTCAACTCCACTTTCCCTTAAAATAACTACACCATGTCTTTTTATAGTATCTTAATCTTTACAAAATTGGCATTTTTTTAAGTTCTTCAAGAAATTTGTTGGTCTTTTGTTTGTGTAATTCAAGGTTAAAAGTAGTCTTGTTTGCATGGATTTATTGTTCATCATGGTTTGAGTCTCTTTATTGTTGATCATGGTTTGAACAAGCTCATTAAACActcattcataatttttatatatgtttcgGGTACATGAACCTAGCATCTATCTAAAAAACTCAATTTGTTTTTACTCTCTTATCGTTGCAGTTTCTTTCGCTcgatttcctttctttttctcccATTCGGTTGTCCAGACGATCGGGGCACCTGCCGATGAGGCTCCAATACTTAAGTCAGTTCAAGTCTGTTCGGGTGAATGCAATTAATGTTGTAACAAATACGAAGTAAAAGTCCTTACCAACTTACCTTGGACTCCTATTTATAGTGTTTGACATAGGCCTGTGGTTAGGGTTTTCTTAACCACTGCccaattgttttttaaagttGATTATTGACCTGTTTTACTTTAATTTGTAGTTATGTGATTCTAGTACGACCGACCGATGGATCCGTGTATTTATGTTATGGTGACAAAATTTCATTGATAAATTGGGTCGTTACCGACGTGGTCGTTTGGTTACTCGGGTGTTGCGGTCAGACCAAGGCCTCTTGGGTTGTGAGTCTCCTAAAGATACTCTGGAAAAATTGCCACATCAACAAACCACGGAATTATACGTCTGTAACGGGCGGTCTTCGACCGCTTATCTTTGGATCGGCCGACCAAAGGTCTGGTTGGAggatgttgatatatatatatatatatatatatatatatatatatatatatatatatatatatatatatatatatatatatatatatatatataacacttgTAACTGAGAGCATTAAATTTATTAGTCTCAAgttcatacaaaatattaaaaaaatagcagAAGCTCTGTGCACATTGTTTGTCATTTCAACGAGAAACTCtgcaataaaattatttgtgaaATAACTCTCATATGCAAGTCATAATTACAAAAGCCAAAAACTCTAttgaaagaataaatatatacaatataCAAACAAGAAATCTCTGCATTGACTTTTCTTCATTAATAACCGCAAATAAAAAACTTAGGATAACAGTTAAATAACTTCTGCATGGTCGTAGTTTACCTTCAATTATCACTACTATGTATGTTAAGCTTTTCATAGATCTCACCTAATGTGAAGCTTTTCATGGTTAACTGTTTTTGGGATGAAAATATGCAGATTACCAGTAGAAAAAGTGAGATCAGGTGCCCTTTGAATCAGTGTTTGATGAACAAAAGATCAGAACCATGAATCTGTAAAAGTGTTTGAATTAgcttatttgttatatttattttattttcttctcaacTTGTTtcagaaaaaattgttttccaaaaaacaaaataagtttatttaaatgcaTACTCTCTCTTCATTCATATTGTAGcttacaaattaagtttattgAGGCGAGTGTGAAGGTGCAACTCTGCAATTAAACATGTTGTGAGGACCACCCAGGGGAATATGTTTCCTTCATGAGAATGAAGTAACACCGTGGGCCACAAAGTGTGATGAGAGTATTCATTGAAAATCTCAACTTGCTTAAAACTAGAGGAAGCTCTTCAACTCCACTTTCCCTTCAAAAATCAGTATTTGTTTTATCAGTAAGATTCTGTAAGAATTATATACTTGTCAGGGTTGATAACAACTCATAGatcatcaatataaataaaaactccTTGTACTCCCAattcaaaaaacaaacataaagccTAATGGTGTGTTTGGACGAGGTAATTCAAGAGgatgattcatttatttggagaatttgaattttttttgatgAAATACTGTGTTTCGAtggagaaattaaaaaacatttaaaatgtatgcattttttttgaagcatttcaattaactaaattagaagaaattcaaatgcCCTCAAAAaatgtggaatttgaaattcttctcactaaACCTCACACTTTGGACTCAATCCCAGACGGACCCGGCAAACCCGACAACCATGACAGGCTGGGCTGGCCATACAATCTAGATGGATTGGACCGATCTGACGACACAAACGGGTCGAGTAGGCCCAACAACCTAGATGGACCAGGCTGGCCCAATGACACAAATGGGTTGGCGGGCCTGATGACCCAAAAGGGACTAACGACCTAAACGAGTCGAGTGGGTTCGAAGACAGAGACGGGCCAAATTAACCTGACAACCAAGACGAGTCAGCGGGTTCGATGACCCACACAAGTTTGGCGGGTTAGACGACCTAGAGTTGTCAAgcgggcctgacgacctagaCATGTCGGGCAGGCCCAACAACCTGATCGACCCGTTGACCCAATAAGCTTGATGGATCCGATGACCTAGTCAGGCCCAACTGGCCCGACAACCTAAACGAGCCAGACGACCTTACCAAGTCGGGTTGATCCATCGACACAAACTTGTCGAGTGTGCCTGATGACACAAATGGGCCTGCAACTCAGATGGGTTGGACAAGCTTGACGACCTATACGGGTCTGACCGACCCGACGATCTAGGCGGGCCTGACTAACCTGACGACCTAGATGGGTCTGACCGGCCCGACGACCTAAACGTGCCTGACCGACCCAATGACCTAGTCGGTTTGGGCATAAGGCTTGTTTAGATCATCGGGCCGACCCAATCTGTCTGGGTTTTTCGACTGACTCTGCCCGTTTGGGTCATTGAGTCAGACCAATTCAGTTGGGTAGTTGGGCCAGCTCGGCCCTTTTGGGTCGTCGAACccatttccaaatttatcatgaacttaaaatataattaagtctaaaataaatgtaaaaattaaattttatctcacaagaaattcaattgtttttttcaaacaagaaattgaaatgtaaggtattttaatttttttatccaaacaagttatttaaaaaatgaagagaatttaattgcaagcaattcaaataccaaacataaacttttcaatttctgaacattgttgaaatatttcatccaaacacaaagtAAATTTATCGGCTTGTAGTACTCCAATTCAAAAAATCAGAAACCAAAATCACAACTAAGGTCAGTtcaatagaatttaaaaaagaGAATGAAGGTTCAactcttttaatataaaaaaattaaccactaataattgttgataaaaacaataaataaataaattaaaatcacatttatttatgaattaaatcAACTCAATTTACACCGGTTAAACTTACAATGAGTCGAATCCTAGTTAAACTCACCGATctatgataaaaagaaattagaaaaaagaaaaaacatcaaTATATAGCCGATTACTTCGCCCCATCAAAAACCTTCTCCCACTTCGTAATAACCTTCCGGAAGTGTTTTCCGTAAAGGGGAAGATCGTTTGTTTTTcagaaaattttaagaattgatGGGGTGTAGGAAGTAATTACCCAATATATATCCcaacacaattaaaaaaatatggggAATATCCCACAAGTTTTCGCTTTCCTTTATAGCTCTCCtctatcttttcttctttctcaaaATTAAAATCTCTCAACTCACAGGGTTTCAGATTTTATTCGGATATTATTTAGACTTATAATTTAGTGTTTGTGTTTAGTATGcatattaatatgatatttagaATTAACGTCACCGTTGTGATTTTATATGCATTAATATATGTCATGGTCATTATAGACACATTAATAGGAAGATTGTTTTGCAATTTctaattcattaattttgtattttggtcTAATTTTCATACTAGAAAAAAGAAGATtgaataacaaattaaaaagctccaattgttttttaaattaagtgaaCGAATCTCTTTAACTCACCGACTTATAATGGACTCAGtcaagtcttttttttttaaatggaaacAATGTTGAGAAGGTTTTCCAAGGTCCTATGGATCaagaaaaaggttaaatatgttcttACATGAAGGACTCTAGTAAAATGCTGTGATCTTTTGTTGATTAGTCTTaacgaaaacaaaaaattttgtttgtttgcgATGAGCTTCATAACTCACTTTTAAAAGTTGCACATTAATCTCGTCCAAACAAATGGATTTGGCAAAAACAACATGTCGATAATTCTAAAGTTGATATCTTTTGGTGGATTCGAATGAGAAAGTGACTGTGATCGGTGTTCTGTTTGTGGGTTTATACAACATGAAAGAGGGTCCCATAAAAAacagaagaaagaaaacattaataataatacgaCAAATGTCAAAGCTGCAAAGAACTAACTAAATGTCCAATGTTCATTCTGATATGCTGGGGCTTTCATGTCCAAAAAATCTAAAAAGATTAAGAGAAGAGGTGGAGGCTTAAGAAGGCAAGGATTTCTCAAATGAGAAACATTATCACTCATGAAATTTCTGAACAGAAAATCGAAGCCATTCAATAATGCTATCCAACAAGGGAGATTTCACTTCATCTTCGAAGCATGTTCCCTTCTGCTACTCATGGAACTATTACAAAAAGAGGCTGCATGAAACACAAAGTATGAGTTAGAGGAATGAAGCATGTAGATTCTagtgcacacacacacaaaggTAGAGAAAAAAATACCATTTCGAAACTGACTGGTTTGCCATCCTCAACCAATATCTCTGCTATTGTTCCTGACTGATCAGCCTGCCACCAAGAAATGAAGATAATCAATATATTAGAGGATCAGGTTTCTGGCTAATAGAAACTGTTTCTGAAGGAGAATCCTTATATTACAGTAGCAAAATGTGAATCCAATAGGCTCTTAGAGGGTCATGTTTCCACCATGTTGAGAACATGTTCATAATAAAACACTCTGAATGACTCTTGTTTTCATTTTACTCATCTCCTAAAACCAACTACCTCCATTCTTTACTACttttaaagaatataaataatggTATTGAATTAGGATTTCTCATATGATTAGTGTGTTAActgttaatgcagctgaaacAGGTAGCAATACAGAAGCAGGTCTGTGCTTATAGATTTGTTCACTGCCAGATTTATGTAACACGGATTTCTGTATAGTACTATATATG is a window of Vigna unguiculata cultivar IT97K-499-35 chromosome 4, ASM411807v1, whole genome shotgun sequence DNA encoding:
- the LOC114181960 gene encoding probable galacturonosyltransferase 13, with the translated sequence MQLHFSPSMRSITISSNNGIIDLMRIKVAACHISYRTLFHTILILAFLLPFVFILTALVTLEGVNKCSSFDCLGRRLGPRLLGRVDDSSKRLVRDFYKILNEVKTGEIPPALDLPDSFEQLVSDMKSKQYDAKSFAFLLRGMMEKFERDTREAKFAELMNKHFAASSVPKGIHCLSLRLTDEYSSNAHARKQLPPPELLPRLSDNSYHHFIVSTDNILAAAVVVSSTVQSSQYPDKIVFHVITDKKTYAGMHSWFALNPITPAIVEVKGIHQFDWLTRENVPVLEAVENQNGIRNYYHGNNYARNNLSETNPQKYAAKLQARSPKYISLLNHLRIYLPELFPNLDKVVFLDDDVVVQRDLSLLWEINLNGKVNGAVETCRGADEWVMSKHFRNYFNFSHPLIAQHLDPDECAWAYGMNVFDLRAWRSTNIRETYHTWLKENLRSNLTMWKLGTLPPALIAFKGHVLPIDHSWHMLGLGYQNKTDIESVKKAAVIHYNGQSKPWLQIGFEHLRPFWTKYVNYSNDFVRNCHILDS